The genomic stretch CGGTGATGATGGTCGCTAAAATTTGGTCGACGCCGTCGTTGGCGAGTCGTCGGCAGACCCGCACAAAATCGGCATCGTCCAACGAATCGGCATTGAAATCGACGCCCGCGTACCCGTTGACTTGAAGATCGAAATAGCCGGTCATGCGACACGTTCCAATTCGGATCGGGTGTCGGAGCGGAGACTCGCCGAAGACGCTTCGTCAATCACCAGTATCGTGTTTGCGTGCCGTTTCAGGACACTCGCGGGGACATCCGGTGTGATCGGGCCTTCGATTGTGGCTGCGACGGCGACGGCCTTTTGCGAATCGGGGACGCTGCAGTAGATCTTTGCTGACTTTAGAATCTGTGACACGGACATGCTGATCGCATGCGTCGGAACGTCTTCCAATGAAGCGAACCAACCTTCACCGACCTGTTGCATTCGGCACGGTTGGTCCAGTTCGACGCAGAGGTAGGGTTCCGTCGTCTCGAAATCGGCGGGCGGATCGTTGAACGCTAGGTGCCCGTTTTCACCGATGCCAACAAGGGCAACATCGATACGAGTTTTTGCGATCAATGGACTGACTCTTGCGATCGTTGCCGCGGGGTCTTGGTCGCCGTAGAGAAACTGAAAATCGGCAAGCTTGACGAGGTCAACGAATCGTTCCTTCAGATAGCGACAGAACGAAGCCGGGTGGTCGGGCGAGAGACCCGCGTATTCGTCCAAGTGGAATCCGTACACGCGTGTCCAGTCGATGTCTGTGGCTTGAACCAAGTTCGAAAGCACTTCGAACTGCGAGGCTCCGGTGGCGACGATCAGATTCGCCGATCCATAGCGTTGGATTGCGGATCGCAGGTCTTCCGCTGCGCGACTTGCCACGATACGCCCCATCGTGTCCCGGTTGCTCGTTAAAATCGTTTGCATGTCAGGTCATTCGATGTGGTGGAATCGTACGGAAATAGGTGAAGCATGAGTCGTCAGATCTTAATAGTTTTCGCATTGGGATGGTGTTCGCTTGCGACGCTTTGTGCGGATGAACCCCATTCGGATGCCGCTGAAAGTGTCGGCGGAATGATCCGAGTCTTGCCATCGGGAAAGCGTCCCCATGATGCTCGGCTGGGCGAACTGAAAACGCTCAATGGGCATTTTCCTTTCGCCGTACCGGCCAACCCCGCCCAGTGGTATTCGCGGGCCGAGTCACTTCGTCGCCGGGTTTTGGTGGCGACGGGGTTGTGGCCGATGCCGGAGCGAGCACCGATTCACGCGACCATCTACGGCAAGGTCCAACGCGACGGATTCACAGTCGAGAAAGTTTCCTTCGAAAGCCTGCCCGGCCATTTCGTAACGGGTCTGTTGTTTCGTCCATCGGATTCCAGTCTCGCGAAACGCCCAGGGGTCTTGTCGCCTCATGGCCATGGCGGACGCAATCAAGCATTCACTGACGATGAACTGGCCACGCAATTGAACAGCGGCGGTGAGCACTTCGCCGCATCGGGCCGAACGCCCAAATTGGCTCGCTGCGCACAGTTGGCTCGGATGGGGTGCGTGACCTTCATCTTCGACATGCTTGGCTATTGCGATTCGGTGCAGATCCCATTCGAGGTCGCCCATCGTCACGCGGACGTGCGGCCGGTGGAAACCGAAAGCACTGACGACGCGTGGGTCTTCTACAGTCCTCAAGCGGATCTGCGATTGCAATCCGTCATGGGGCTGCAAACTTTCAACGCGATCCGTTCCCTCGATTTTCTAGCATCGCTGCCGGACGTCGACGCCGATCGGTTGGCCGTCACCGGCGGCAGCGGCGGTGGCACCCAATCGATCCTGTTGGGTGCGATCGATGATCGAATCAAAGTCTCGTTCCCCAACGGCATGGTTTCCACATCGATGCAGGGCGGGTGTTACTGCGAGAATTGCAACCTGCTGCGGATCGGAACGGGGAACGTTGAGCTAGCCGCGCTGATGGCGCCTCGTCCCCAAGCGATGACGGCCGCCAACGATTGGACATCGGCGATGATGACAGACGGCTATCCGCAATTGAAATGGTTGTACGCGATGGTCGGTAACGCTGACGATGTTCATTGTCGACCGCTGCTGCAGTTTCCCCACAACTATAACTACGTCACTCGTGCGACGATGTATTCGTGGTTCAATCGACACTTGTCGCTGGGCTTGGATGAACCGATCGTCGAGGGCGACTTCACTCCGCTAAGCGTCGCCGAGACGACGGTTTGGGACGACGAACATCGGGCGCCCACATCCGTTGGGCCCCAGCACGAACGAGCCATTTGTCGATGGTGGGATCAGCAATCCAGAACCATGCCGGGAATTGGGATGTCGATAGCGGGTGACAACTTGAGCGAGTTTCGATCGGTCGTCGGCGCCGCATGGCAAACGATGATCGATGGTGAACTGCCGATCGACGTTCGCTATCGTGAAGTCCGTTCGCAGCAGCGTGGCGGTTTGAATTTTTCGATGGGGTTGGTGACCGCTCCCGCTCGGGGCGTCGAGTTGCCGGTGGTCATTATCCGAAGCGAATCGGGGGCATCGGCAACCGGTCGAGTGGTCGTGTGGACAGACGGGCTTGGCAAGTCGGCGATTTTAAAACAGTTGACTGACTCGCGTTCGTTGCTTCGCCAGATCGTTGCCAAGGGTGACACCGTTTTGTTGCCGGACTTGTTCGAACAAGGCGAATTTCGCGACGACGGCGTGCCTCTGGATCGACAGCGCCGCGTCGACGATGCACGAGCCTATTCGGCTTTCACGTTGGGCTACAACCCGACGCTGGTTGCCCATCGAAGTAGTGACTTGCTGGCCATCATCAAGTACGCCAAGCAAGTCGGTGCCGACCAAGTCGTGATGATCGCCACCGGCGGTTCAGCCTCTTACGCGGCGTTGGCGGCTGCGATTGCCGGTAACGTCGTCGATCATGCAATCATCGATACGCAGGGGTTTCGTTTTGCAGCGATCGACGATTGGCAAGACGCAAACTTTGTCCCCGGCGCAGTCAAGTACGGAGACATGCCAGCCATTCTCGCGCTTCGCGCCCCGCACCGTTTGACGGTCATCGGCGAAAGAGATTTGCCGGTGCTCGTCGAGCAAGTTTTTAAGGCCGCCGGCGCATCTAAAAGTGTCGATTCAAAGGCGAATGTCGATGCGAATTTGATCGAAGAGTTCCATCGGTAACCGGTGGCCCGATGTGGCACCGCGGCTCCGCTCGCGGGATGGATACTGCAAAGCAGTGTTCGAACAGAAGTTGCGAGACGCGCGAGGAATTTTCGGTCGGAGACACCGGTAGCGATTCTCGTGAAAATCATTGCTCCGCAACTAGCTCGATTCAAGACCTTGAAAAGATATCCGGAAACATCGAACCGCGGCAATCAGCCACAACGTTCGCTCTTCTCGGTCGAGCGATTGTTTGAGACTCTAACGCACCATCGTTCCGAGCGACCGATGGCGACGCTTATGCCGGACTGCGAACCAACCGATCAACAAGAAGCACGCTGCTATCGAAGAAGGTTCTGGTACTGCCGACAGAGTAATCGTGTCTCCACTGCCATTGACGGTCCAAACATACGGAGCCGAAACGTTGTCCACGCCGAGACTGTTAAAAGTCTGTCCTTGAAATGTCAGCGAGCCCGAAATTTGCGAATTGTTGACGTAGTTTCGCGGCATCGTAATCGCAGAGCTAGAGACACTTAATGGATCACCTAGAAACTGGCTTCCCGGCGCTCTCCCCCCGCTGCCGAATATCTGAGATGTCGCAATTGCGGCACTATAGATCTCCGTTGCCGTGCCACCTGGTGACGCCAAACTAATGTCGCCACCAGACGGAGTGATGCCGCCAAAGCTGAACGAAAGGCCAGGTGAGCCAACTCCGCTGACGTCCAGGCTCCCACTATAGGCGAACACGACATTTCCCGCCGTTTCCTGCATCTGAATCAGAATCGCAGCTTGCGTCGATGCCGTATCGAGGCAGATCAAAAACACAAAAGCAGCTAAGAACATTCGCATATTGATTCCCCGACGATAAACATTGACCAGCGGTGGGATCATAGTTGCAGCAATGTCCCGTTTCCACCAATTTCTGGGTGCAGAAAGGTCGATTCCTTGGGAAAAACGACTGCGGAGTATTGAGAATCGAATTCGCAGACATTGCAAGCGAGTCGCTTGCGTTTGAAGAAACGCAGCTACAGATGCACGCAGTTGGACACCGAGGGCAAAACGTAGATGGTGCTCGAATGAGTCTAGACCGAGATGTCGCCGCGTCGAATCTTGTTTGCGCGATCACGAATTTCGTCCATCTCGGACGGTGACTTTCGCTCCAGGTTTTTGATCTGCATCACCATGCGATGGTTCTTGGTGAATCGCTCTCGGTTTCGATCCAGAAAGTCCCAGTACAGCGTCGTGACGGGACATGCGTCGTCGCCGATGGCTTCGTTGTACTTGTATCGGCACGTTTTGCAGTGATTGCTCATTTTGTTGATGTAATTGCCGCTCGCACAATACGGCTTCGTCGCCATCACACCACCATCACCGTGCTGGCTCATTCCCAATGCGTTGGGCAAACTGACCCAATCGACTGCGTCGGCGTACATCGCCATATGCCATTCATTGAATTTGGCGGGATGGACGCCCATCAACTGGGCGAATAAGCCCAGCACCATCAACCGCTGGATGTGGTGGGCGTACGCAGTATCGATCAGCAACCGCATTGCATCAGCGACGCATGCCATGTTGGTTCGCCCATCCCAATAGGAGCTCGGCACGTCTTGATCGAGATCACAATCGAGCGAATTGAGCGTCGCGTATTCGGGCATACGCGTCCAGTAAACGCCGCGAACATATTCACGCCATCCCAAAATTTGTCGAACGAATCCTTCCGTTGCAGCCAGCGGCGCGGTTCCATTTCGGTAGGCCGCGACGGCGGCGTCGACAACTTCGCGGGGGCTGAGCAAGTGCAAGTTGATCGCATTGGACAATCGCGAATGGTACAGGAACGTTTCGCCCGTCCACATCGCGTCTTGGTACTTTCCGAAATTCGCCAGCCGGTGTTCGATGAAGTCGGCGAGGTATCGGAGTGCCTGTTTGCGATTGACGGGTAAGTCGAACTGGTCGCACTTGCCAGGGTGATCGTTGAACCGGGCTTCGACCATCGTGATGACGTCGCGCGTGATCGCATCGGGTCGGAATGTCGGCGGAGAGGGGACGTCACCGGGGCCACCTTTGCCGAACTTGCCGCGGTTGTCTTTGTCGAAATTCCATTGGCCGCCTTCGGGGGCGCCATCGCTGTCCAGCAGCACTCGATGCTCTTCTCGCATCACGCGGTAAAAATTTTCCAGGACCATCGACTTGCGACCGTCCGACCACTGGGCAAACCGATCGATCGAGCAATAGAAGTGTCGATCCTCGCGTACTTCCATCGCGACGTCGGCTTCGCGTGTGGTCGTTTCCAACGCCGCCAGAACGCGATGGTCACCCGGTTGGACGAGGATGATTTTTTCGAAGGCCTGTTCGGCGAGCGTTTCGGCAAGCAAGCTCGCAAAACTGGTGGATCGAGCTTTCCGGCCATCGATGGGCAACTCGTGGTACAGCACCGTCTTTCCCGAACCACGAAGCTCATCGCGAAAATGCCTCATGGGCGAAAAGAAGGCGACCAATCGGGTTTTGTGGCACCAAACGTGGGTCGATTCGTCCTGGTTTTCAGCCATCCAAACTCGATCGCGTTGCTCGTCGAAATCCTCCAGCGCGGCCGAATCGTGATTGAGTTGGTCGCCCAAAACCAGGACGAGGTTGCGGAGTGTGTTCACGTGCATTCAGATAGCGAAGAGTTGGCCGTGGCATCGTTGCGACGCGCGGCGTTATCGGATGTGTGACTTTAGGAGTATGCCAAGGTGCGTCTATTATTGTTGCTGGCTTGCCTGGTTGCTTCGCCCTGGGCGGTGGCCGAAGTGTACAAGTCGCTGCCGCCGACCGGCATTGAAATCGATGCAGCCGTTGCCCAGAAACTGAAGACGCGAGTCGCGGACTTGGATCTTGAAATCGCTTCGCAAAAAAGCGATGCGACGGATGCCAGCGATTGGACGCCCGACGTTGAAGTGCTGGTGCGGGCGGTGCGATTGGCGCTGCAGCAAAACTTGTTCTTCAAAGAATCAGAGGTCAAGGATGCGTCGCGTTTGTTGGACGAAGCCGAGCGGCGACTGAAGGCAGCGAAGTCGGGCGACCGCGGTTTGAAGTTGCTGGGTTGGAACGGAAAGGCATCGAAAGAACCGACGTTGTTGGTCGGTGGTTTTACGTCCGACATCGATGATTCGGTCCAGCCTTACGGATTGGTTGTTCCAGCAACGTTTTCGGAAAATTTTTCAGGCGGTCGAGGTCCGCATCGGTTGGACGTTTGGCTTCACGGCCGCGGTGACACGAAGACGGAGATTCCGTTTTTGAAAGAACGCATGACGAAGGTGGGCGAGTACGCGCCCGCTGGGACGTTTGTTTTGCATCCGTTCGGTCGACACTGTGTGGCGTTCAAGTTCGCGGGTGAAACGGATGTTTACGAAGCGATCGACCATGTCGCCGAATTGGTATCCGTCGATCGTGACCGCGTGGCGATGCGAGGATTTTCGATGGGCGGCGCCGGCGTGTGGCACATGGCCGTTCACGATCCGACACGGTGGTTCGCGGCCAACCCGGGTGCCGGATTCGTCGACACGATCGTCTATCAAGGTTGGACCGAAAAATCGCCGGTCGAGTGGACACCGACGCGAACGAAGCTGTTGAATTGGTACGACGTACTGCCTTGGGTCACGAATCTTCGCAATACATCACTGGTCGCGTACAGCGGCGAAGTCGACAAGCAGCGTGAAGCTGCCGAGCGGGTTACTGCCGCGGCCAAGGCGGCAGGCATCGAATACGAACACATCATTGGCAAAGATATGGGCCACAAAATTGATCCACCGTCGGCCAAGAAAATTGATGGATTGCTGCAGCGGTTGGCGAAATCCGATCCGCCGTCCCCGCGAAGAAAAATCGATTTTGTGACCTACCACTTACGCTATCACCAGGCCGATTGGTTGTCGGTCGAGGGGTTGGCCGAACAGTTCTCGCCGGGACGCGTCGGTGCGGAATTGGTCGACGATCACTCCGTCAAGATCACCACCGACGGCGTCACTCGTTTGCGATTGAACTTTGCCAAATCGGGTTGGCCGGGTGATGCGGTTCCGGTTCGCGTTGACATTGATGGTCAGTCGGTGGAGGCCGTCGATGGCGGAAAAGCGAAGGGGTTACAGTGCGAACTCTATCGCGATGGCGATTGGAAATTGGAACGCGATTTCGCGAAGACGCTTCGCAAACGACCGGGCGTGCAAGGACCGATCGACGACGCGTTTTGCGGTCGGTTCGTGTTCGTGTCGCCCAGTCGTCCGGCCGTGCACGGAAATGTCCAACGATGGATTGATCGCGAGATGGCCTACGCATCGCAGCGATGGCAAACGTTGATGCGTGGCGAAGCGAGGTTTGTGAAAGACACCGACGTGACCGAAGAAATGATCGCCAGCTGTCACTTGGTTTGCTTTGGCGACTTCACCAGCAACCGATACTTGGCCGGGATCGCTGGTGGTTTGCCAATCCAGTGGAATAAGGAAACGATCGCCGTCGGCGGCAAGAGTTTTGATCCGGTGAATCATGCGGTGGCGATGTGCTTTCCGAATCCGAAAAATCCCCATCGTTACGTGGTCGTCAACAGCGGCATGACGTTCCGTGAGTTTTCGAACACCAGCAACTCACGCCAAATTGCGATGTTGCCGGACTGGGCTGTCATCGACGTCACTGCCGAAGACGACACGATTTTTGCCGGTCACATTGCGGCCGACGGATTCTTCGATGAACAATGGAAGCTCAAAGAATGAAAGACCGTACTCAGATGACTCGCTTGCCAACGGTCGACGACTGCGAAGGATGCGGCGTGTGCTGCATGCACATGGGATACCCGCCCTACCTGCGAGGCGAAGATGGTGGCCGCGTCGAAGTCTATTGGACTCGCATGCCACCCGAACTGAAACGCGAGTGGTTGGAGTACGTCGAGAACTACCAGGTTGCCGAGGGCGAATTGGATGGTCCGTGCGTTTGGTTCGACTTAGAAAGCCGACGCTGCAAGCACCACGACGCGCGGCCGAGCGTGTGCCGCGATTTTGAAGTCGGCAGCAAGGGCTGCCGTGATTGGCGCAAGGCCTACGAAATTTCGTAGCCGAGGTTATCGCCGGGCGATACGCTTAGCGATCGCTTCACGCGACAGCGGCATGATCGTGGCTGCACCACCGGAGTTGAAGAGCAAGTCTTCGCGAGTCGGCTTGGCGTCGGTGTTGTCGTACTGGACCAAGTACGCACCGATCTGCAAACCGGCTTCTTCGTAAACCGGTGGCCAGAATTCTTCGCCGCGAATCGCAAGCGTCTTGGCCAACAATCGTGTTGCTCGTCCCGAGAATCCGCTAAGCACCATGTCCAAGCGACCGAGGGCTTCGCGGAACAGATAGAAAACCAACGCAGTGTCTTTGTTCTTGCCGCCGACGTAGGCCCATGTGCCGTCGTCTTTTTCGTAATAGAAACCGGGCTCGGGCGCGTCTTCGTTCTTGCTGAGTCGGAGCCCTGCCGAGGCGCCACCCGGTTGCGGGTCGGTGTCACGGTAACGCAAAAAGAACGGACATGACCGGGCCGAAACGTCGTCGACGTCGTCTTCGGTGACGAACGGTGTGCATCCGAACGCGTCGGCGAACAACAGTTCGACGACGGGATTACTTTTCACACTGCCGATACAGACCATGCCGCGGTCGCCTTGGGCTTCGACAAAGCCTTCGAAGACTTCGGTGGCTCGGTTGCGAGCATCTTCGAGCGAGACTTGGCCGGGGCTCCACACCAATGTTTGTTGCAATCGGTCGGGCATGGGAACTGCTTGGGCAGTGCTCTCTTCACCATCGGCCGACCCGTGGTGCTTGGCAGCACCACCAAGCGTCGAGACGCCGTTGAGCAGTTCGCCGAACAGCACGGCGTCGCTGGCCACGACCGTCGCATTGTCGGGCGACGCGGTGTCCGAGTTCTCGCGAACACCCAGGACGATTTCGATCTCCCCACGGCGAGCCAGCAATTCCCAAAAGTTTTCTGCATTGACGGCGAACAAGGCACCGGGCAATTGGTCGGCCGGGGCGTATCCGTGGTCGATCAAGTAGTCGCAAATGCGGGACAATGCATCCAGCGGAATGTACTTGGCTTCGTTTTTCAAAAGTGACGCGACTTGGTGTCGGTCCAGCCCCGTATGTTCGACGATCGACTTGATCGTGCCAGGTCGTTTGCGTCGATCGGGTGTGTGCCCGAGAAGTTCCGCCAAACGGAATGCGTATCTCATGGAAGGCCGCTAAATGGGTGGGG from Rubripirellula tenax encodes the following:
- a CDS encoding glucosamine-6-phosphate deaminase, whose product is MQTILTSNRDTMGRIVASRAAEDLRSAIQRYGSANLIVATGASQFEVLSNLVQATDIDWTRVYGFHLDEYAGLSPDHPASFCRYLKERFVDLVKLADFQFLYGDQDPAATIARVSPLIAKTRIDVALVGIGENGHLAFNDPPADFETTEPYLCVELDQPCRMQQVGEGWFASLEDVPTHAISMSVSQILKSAKIYCSVPDSQKAVAVAATIEGPITPDVPASVLKRHANTILVIDEASSASLRSDTRSELERVA
- a CDS encoding alpha/beta hydrolase family protein; amino-acid sequence: MSRQILIVFALGWCSLATLCADEPHSDAAESVGGMIRVLPSGKRPHDARLGELKTLNGHFPFAVPANPAQWYSRAESLRRRVLVATGLWPMPERAPIHATIYGKVQRDGFTVEKVSFESLPGHFVTGLLFRPSDSSLAKRPGVLSPHGHGGRNQAFTDDELATQLNSGGEHFAASGRTPKLARCAQLARMGCVTFIFDMLGYCDSVQIPFEVAHRHADVRPVETESTDDAWVFYSPQADLRLQSVMGLQTFNAIRSLDFLASLPDVDADRLAVTGGSGGGTQSILLGAIDDRIKVSFPNGMVSTSMQGGCYCENCNLLRIGTGNVELAALMAPRPQAMTAANDWTSAMMTDGYPQLKWLYAMVGNADDVHCRPLLQFPHNYNYVTRATMYSWFNRHLSLGLDEPIVEGDFTPLSVAETTVWDDEHRAPTSVGPQHERAICRWWDQQSRTMPGIGMSIAGDNLSEFRSVVGAAWQTMIDGELPIDVRYREVRSQQRGGLNFSMGLVTAPARGVELPVVIIRSESGASATGRVVVWTDGLGKSAILKQLTDSRSLLRQIVAKGDTVLLPDLFEQGEFRDDGVPLDRQRRVDDARAYSAFTLGYNPTLVAHRSSDLLAIIKYAKQVGADQVVMIATGGSASYAALAAAIAGNVVDHAIIDTQGFRFAAIDDWQDANFVPGAVKYGDMPAILALRAPHRLTVIGERDLPVLVEQVFKAAGASKSVDSKANVDANLIEEFHR
- a CDS encoding PEP-CTERM sorting domain-containing protein (PEP-CTERM proteins occur, often in large numbers, in the proteomes of bacteria that also encode an exosortase, a predicted intramembrane cysteine proteinase. The presence of a PEP-CTERM domain at a protein's C-terminus predicts cleavage within the sorting domain, followed by covalent anchoring to some some component of the (usually Gram-negative) cell surface. Many PEP-CTERM proteins exhibit an unusual sequence composition that includes large numbers of potential glycosylation sites. Expression of one such protein has been shown restore the ability of a bacterium to form floc, a type of biofilm.), producing MIPPLVNVYRRGINMRMFLAAFVFLICLDTASTQAAILIQMQETAGNVVFAYSGSLDVSGVGSPGLSFSFGGITPSGGDISLASPGGTATEIYSAAIATSQIFGSGGRAPGSQFLGDPLSVSSSAITMPRNYVNNSQISGSLTFQGQTFNSLGVDNVSAPYVWTVNGSGDTITLSAVPEPSSIAACFLLIGWFAVRHKRRHRSLGTMVR
- a CDS encoding cryptochrome/photolyase family protein encodes the protein MHVNTLRNLVLVLGDQLNHDSAALEDFDEQRDRVWMAENQDESTHVWCHKTRLVAFFSPMRHFRDELRGSGKTVLYHELPIDGRKARSTSFASLLAETLAEQAFEKIILVQPGDHRVLAALETTTREADVAMEVREDRHFYCSIDRFAQWSDGRKSMVLENFYRVMREEHRVLLDSDGAPEGGQWNFDKDNRGKFGKGGPGDVPSPPTFRPDAITRDVITMVEARFNDHPGKCDQFDLPVNRKQALRYLADFIEHRLANFGKYQDAMWTGETFLYHSRLSNAINLHLLSPREVVDAAVAAYRNGTAPLAATEGFVRQILGWREYVRGVYWTRMPEYATLNSLDCDLDQDVPSSYWDGRTNMACVADAMRLLIDTAYAHHIQRLMVLGLFAQLMGVHPAKFNEWHMAMYADAVDWVSLPNALGMSQHGDGGVMATKPYCASGNYINKMSNHCKTCRYKYNEAIGDDACPVTTLYWDFLDRNRERFTKNHRMVMQIKNLERKSPSEMDEIRDRANKIRRGDISV
- a CDS encoding prolyl oligopeptidase family serine peptidase, translating into MRLLLLLACLVASPWAVAEVYKSLPPTGIEIDAAVAQKLKTRVADLDLEIASQKSDATDASDWTPDVEVLVRAVRLALQQNLFFKESEVKDASRLLDEAERRLKAAKSGDRGLKLLGWNGKASKEPTLLVGGFTSDIDDSVQPYGLVVPATFSENFSGGRGPHRLDVWLHGRGDTKTEIPFLKERMTKVGEYAPAGTFVLHPFGRHCVAFKFAGETDVYEAIDHVAELVSVDRDRVAMRGFSMGGAGVWHMAVHDPTRWFAANPGAGFVDTIVYQGWTEKSPVEWTPTRTKLLNWYDVLPWVTNLRNTSLVAYSGEVDKQREAAERVTAAAKAAGIEYEHIIGKDMGHKIDPPSAKKIDGLLQRLAKSDPPSPRRKIDFVTYHLRYHQADWLSVEGLAEQFSPGRVGAELVDDHSVKITTDGVTRLRLNFAKSGWPGDAVPVRVDIDGQSVEAVDGGKAKGLQCELYRDGDWKLERDFAKTLRKRPGVQGPIDDAFCGRFVFVSPSRPAVHGNVQRWIDREMAYASQRWQTLMRGEARFVKDTDVTEEMIASCHLVCFGDFTSNRYLAGIAGGLPIQWNKETIAVGGKSFDPVNHAVAMCFPNPKNPHRYVVVNSGMTFREFSNTSNSRQIAMLPDWAVIDVTAEDDTIFAGHIAADGFFDEQWKLKE
- a CDS encoding YkgJ family cysteine cluster protein, yielding MKDRTQMTRLPTVDDCEGCGVCCMHMGYPPYLRGEDGGRVEVYWTRMPPELKREWLEYVENYQVAEGELDGPCVWFDLESRRCKHHDARPSVCRDFEVGSKGCRDWRKAYEIS
- a CDS encoding helix-turn-helix domain-containing protein is translated as MRYAFRLAELLGHTPDRRKRPGTIKSIVEHTGLDRHQVASLLKNEAKYIPLDALSRICDYLIDHGYAPADQLPGALFAVNAENFWELLARRGEIEIVLGVRENSDTASPDNATVVASDAVLFGELLNGVSTLGGAAKHHGSADGEESTAQAVPMPDRLQQTLVWSPGQVSLEDARNRATEVFEGFVEAQGDRGMVCIGSVKSNPVVELLFADAFGCTPFVTEDDVDDVSARSCPFFLRYRDTDPQPGGASAGLRLSKNEDAPEPGFYYEKDDGTWAYVGGKNKDTALVFYLFREALGRLDMVLSGFSGRATRLLAKTLAIRGEEFWPPVYEEAGLQIGAYLVQYDNTDAKPTREDLLFNSGGAATIMPLSREAIAKRIARR